A window of Lacibacter sediminis contains these coding sequences:
- a CDS encoding aspartate kinase, with amino-acid sequence MKVMKFGGTSVGKPERMHDVATLITRDEEEKIVVLSALSGTTNSLVEIGAAMANGDRAAAKQVIDKLDAHYQTFISNLLSTPAAQEKCRAIIAEHFEFLNIILKISFNEALNKDILAQGELMSTKMFSCYLEEKGINHMLLPALDFMTIDSYEEPQIGSIKVKLSQLLNQNKDKKIFITQGYISRNARGEVDNLKRGGSDYSASLIGAAINASVCEIWTDIDGMHNNDPRIVKKTVAIEQLSFDEAAELAYFGAKILHPASIWPAQHYKIPVKLLNTMQPDAKGTLITEEAGSVGVKAVAAKDGITAIKIKSSRMLLAYGFLRKVFEVFEKYRTSIDMITTSEVAVSLTIDNSTHLDEIIRELEPFGTVELDKDQAIVSIVGNEIGKTEHILAKLFESIADIPVRMVSYGGSPHNVSLLVPAAYKTRTLQILNKGIFGLD; translated from the coding sequence ATGAAAGTGATGAAGTTTGGCGGTACCTCAGTGGGAAAGCCTGAAAGAATGCACGATGTAGCAACTCTGATTACTCGTGATGAAGAAGAAAAGATTGTGGTATTAAGTGCGTTGAGCGGCACAACCAATTCGTTGGTTGAAATTGGTGCGGCAATGGCAAACGGCGACAGAGCTGCTGCCAAACAGGTAATTGATAAACTGGACGCACACTATCAAACTTTCATCAGCAATTTGCTTTCAACACCTGCAGCACAGGAAAAATGCCGTGCAATTATTGCCGAGCATTTTGAATTCCTGAATATCATTCTCAAAATTTCCTTTAACGAAGCATTGAATAAAGATATTCTTGCACAAGGTGAATTGATGAGCACAAAAATGTTCAGCTGTTACCTTGAAGAAAAAGGAATTAATCACATGCTGTTGCCAGCATTGGATTTCATGACCATTGACAGTTATGAAGAACCGCAGATCGGCAGTATTAAAGTAAAGTTGAGTCAGTTGCTCAATCAGAACAAAGACAAAAAGATCTTTATTACACAAGGATACATCAGTCGCAATGCAAGAGGCGAAGTGGATAATTTAAAACGTGGCGGCAGTGATTACAGTGCTTCATTGATCGGTGCTGCGATCAACGCATCGGTTTGTGAGATATGGACCGATATTGATGGTATGCACAACAACGATCCACGGATTGTAAAGAAAACAGTTGCGATTGAGCAGTTGAGTTTTGATGAAGCGGCAGAGTTGGCTTATTTCGGTGCGAAAATTTTGCATCCTGCATCCATCTGGCCTGCGCAGCATTACAAGATTCCTGTGAAGTTGTTAAATACCATGCAGCCTGATGCAAAGGGAACACTCATTACAGAAGAAGCAGGAAGCGTTGGTGTAAAAGCAGTTGCAGCGAAAGATGGCATTACTGCCATTAAGATCAAGAGCAGCCGCATGTTGCTGGCGTATGGTTTCTTACGCAAAGTGTTTGAAGTGTTTGAAAAATACCGTACTTCCATTGATATGATCACTACTTCTGAAGTAGCTGTTTCATTAACTATCGACAACAGCACACACCTCGATGAAATCATCCGTGAACTGGAGCCATTCGGAACAGTTGAGTTAGATAAAGACCAGGCCATTGTAAGTATTGTAGGTAATGAAATTGGCAAGACAGAACATATTCTTGCTAAACTTTTCGAAAGCATTGCAGATATACCTGTTCGTATGGTAAGTTATGGTGGCAGTCCGCACAACGTTTCGCTGCTGGTGCCCGCAGCATACAAAACACGAACCCTGCAGATATTGAATAAAGGAATCTTTGGATTGGATTAA
- a CDS encoding proline dehydrogenase family protein: protein MPNNSKVSFENTANAFEYKNDQQLKKAHFLFSSMGYQWLVDIGTRITPWIIKAGLPVKGLIRSTLFEQFIGGETLQETAKVADRLEEFHVQVILDYGVEGGDYGEDEKDHACEEFIKVIDYAATQANIPFMSVKVTGVARFALLEKMDDLMSKDTGTLIRRYEHALERLTVDERGEWQRVCNRMERICSAASMKKVGVLIDAEETWIQDPVDALTMLMMDQYNKTTAVVYNTAQLYRHDRYQFVHDCYEAAEKRGFILGIKIVRGAYMEKERKRATEMNYPSPIQPDKETCDTDYNRAVEFCIQHVDRIAVIVATHNEYSNQLAAELLHSKGLPHNHPHVHFSQLYGMSDHITFNLAKEGYSVSKYLPFGPIDDVVPYLMRRAQENSSVSGQTGRELLLIKKELARRGVK, encoded by the coding sequence ATGCCGAACAATTCTAAAGTTTCTTTCGAGAATACAGCTAATGCATTTGAATATAAGAACGATCAGCAACTGAAAAAAGCACATTTCCTTTTTTCATCAATGGGTTATCAATGGCTGGTTGATATTGGCACAAGAATTACTCCGTGGATCATAAAGGCCGGCCTGCCGGTAAAGGGGCTTATCCGAAGCACATTATTCGAACAATTTATTGGAGGGGAAACATTACAGGAAACTGCGAAAGTTGCCGACAGACTGGAAGAGTTTCATGTGCAGGTGATCCTTGATTATGGCGTGGAAGGCGGCGATTATGGTGAAGATGAAAAAGATCATGCCTGCGAAGAGTTTATTAAAGTAATTGACTACGCTGCCACACAGGCGAATATTCCTTTTATGAGTGTGAAAGTAACCGGCGTTGCACGGTTTGCATTGCTTGAAAAAATGGACGACCTGATGAGCAAGGATACGGGTACACTCATCCGTCGTTACGAACATGCACTGGAGCGACTGACTGTTGATGAACGTGGCGAATGGCAAAGAGTGTGTAACCGCATGGAACGTATCTGTTCCGCTGCTTCAATGAAGAAAGTGGGTGTGTTGATCGATGCAGAAGAAACCTGGATTCAGGATCCTGTTGATGCACTAACCATGCTCATGATGGATCAGTACAATAAAACAACTGCTGTTGTTTACAACACAGCACAACTCTACCGTCACGACCGTTACCAGTTTGTGCATGATTGTTACGAAGCTGCTGAGAAACGGGGGTTCATTCTCGGTATCAAGATCGTTCGTGGTGCTTATATGGAAAAAGAACGGAAACGTGCAACGGAGATGAACTATCCTTCACCGATTCAACCCGATAAAGAAACCTGTGATACAGATTACAATCGTGCCGTTGAATTTTGTATTCAGCATGTTGATCGTATTGCTGTTATTGTAGCTACACATAACGAATACAGCAACCAGCTTGCTGCCGAATTATTACACAGCAAAGGCTTGCCGCATAATCATCCGCATGTGCATTTCAGCCAGCTGTATGGTATGAGCGATCATATTACGTTTAACCTGGCGAAAGAAGGTTATTCGGTAAGCAAGTATCTGCCCTTCGGTCCAATTGACGATGTGGTGCCTTATCTTATGCGCCGTGCACAGGAAAACAGTTCTGTCAGCGGTCAAACCGGAAGGGAACTTCTGTTGATCAAAAAGGAACTGGCAAGAAGGGGCGTGAAATAA
- a CDS encoding thymidylate synthase, giving the protein MQQYLSLLQHILDNGVEKTDRTGTGTKSVFGYQMRFDLSKGFPLVTTKKVHMRSIIHELLWFLKGETNIAYLKENNVSIWDEWANENGELGPVYGKQWRSWEGADGVVIDQVKDLIAQIKKNPDSRRLIISAWNVADLPKMALMPCHTIFQFYVAEGKLSCQLYQRSADVFLGVPFNIASYALLTMMIAQVCDLEPGDFVHTFGDVHIYSNHMEQVNLQLSRTPFTLPTMKLNPDVKDIFEFKFEDFTLENYQSHPAIKAPVAV; this is encoded by the coding sequence ATGCAACAATACCTTTCTTTACTGCAGCATATATTGGATAACGGGGTGGAGAAAACCGACCGCACAGGCACGGGTACCAAGAGCGTATTTGGTTACCAGATGCGTTTTGATTTGAGCAAAGGATTTCCGTTGGTGACGACGAAGAAAGTACACATGCGCAGCATTATTCATGAACTGCTTTGGTTCCTGAAAGGTGAAACGAATATTGCTTATCTCAAAGAAAACAACGTCAGTATCTGGGACGAATGGGCGAATGAAAACGGTGAGCTTGGTCCGGTGTACGGGAAGCAGTGGCGCAGTTGGGAAGGAGCAGATGGAGTAGTGATCGACCAGGTGAAAGATTTGATCGCACAGATCAAAAAAAATCCTGATAGCCGTCGCCTCATCATCAGCGCATGGAATGTTGCTGATTTGCCAAAGATGGCCTTGATGCCATGCCATACTATTTTTCAATTCTATGTTGCTGAAGGAAAATTAAGTTGCCAGCTATACCAACGCAGTGCCGATGTGTTCTTAGGTGTTCCATTTAATATCGCATCGTATGCATTATTGACGATGATGATCGCACAGGTATGCGATCTTGAGCCCGGTGATTTTGTACACACGTTTGGTGATGTGCATATTTACAGCAATCATATGGAGCAGGTGAATCTGCAATTAAGCCGCACGCCATTCACATTACCAACAATGAAGTTGAATCCGGATGTGAAAGATATCTTCGAATTTAAGTTCGAAGATTTTACACTGGAGAATTACCAGAGTCATCCGGCTATTAAAGCACCTGTAGCTGTGTGA
- a CDS encoding four helix bundle protein, whose amino-acid sequence MESNNKFDLEDRLVDFACMCLDVCELLPSTKAGQNLEYQLSKSGTAPALIYGEAQAAESRADFLHKMRMCLKEIKESRINLKIIRRKPVVVDTKVEKAFNENNELMAIFLKSVETAQNNDERRKKQ is encoded by the coding sequence ATGGAAAGCAATAACAAGTTTGATCTGGAAGACAGGCTGGTTGATTTTGCCTGTATGTGTCTGGATGTTTGTGAACTTCTTCCTTCAACAAAAGCCGGTCAGAACCTGGAATATCAATTATCTAAAAGCGGAACGGCTCCCGCACTCATTTATGGAGAAGCGCAAGCTGCTGAATCAAGAGCTGATTTTCTGCATAAAATGAGAATGTGTTTAAAGGAAATAAAAGAGTCCCGTATTAACCTGAAGATTATCAGACGAAAACCTGTTGTAGTTGATACAAAAGTTGAAAAAGCTTTCAATGAGAATAACGAACTGATGGCTATCTTTCTGAAAAGTGTTGAGACAGCGCAGAATAATGACGAACGCAGAAAGAAGCAATAA
- a CDS encoding dihydrofolate reductase — MLISLIVAASSNNAIGRNNELLWHLPIDLKFFKNTTWALPVIMGRKTFESVGSKPLTGRTNIIISRQKGLTSQYENVWFTTSLDEAIEQAKKLETKEIMIAGGAQIYEQALPIANRIYLTRVHVHLEADAFFPEFPVDEWNLTKSNDFEADEKHAYSFSIQQWDRK; from the coding sequence ATGTTGATCTCTCTCATCGTTGCTGCATCTTCCAACAACGCCATCGGTCGTAACAACGAACTGCTCTGGCATTTGCCGATCGATCTGAAATTTTTCAAAAACACAACCTGGGCATTGCCCGTGATCATGGGCCGAAAGACCTTTGAATCGGTTGGCAGCAAGCCATTAACAGGACGTACCAATATTATTATTTCACGGCAGAAAGGATTGACCTCGCAATATGAAAATGTGTGGTTTACAACTTCGCTTGATGAGGCAATTGAACAGGCAAAAAAACTGGAGACAAAAGAGATCATGATCGCCGGTGGTGCGCAGATCTATGAACAGGCATTACCAATTGCCAATCGTATTTACTTAACAAGGGTGCATGTTCATTTGGAAGCAGATGCTTTCTTTCCGGAATTTCCAGTTGATGAATGGAATCTTACAAAGAGTAACGATTTTGAGGCAGATGAAAAACATGCTTATTCATTTTCTATTCAGCAATGGGACAGGAAATAA
- a CDS encoding O-methyltransferase — MYTAFQLGLKYLNYYFTAANGKGHGIHSPFVFDLVIKVLNDKMKYAAYKEVELQRSFLLGNETIITVEDFGAGSTKGLTKQRVVQQIAATSLKPKKYAQLLYRLVNYFQPLQILELGTSLGITTAYLAKANPTATVTTMEGSDAVAQIARQQFDELKLKNINIVTGNFDETLQQVIDQTAQPFNFVFIDGNHRKEPTLRYFEQLLAKTDHATVFVFDDIHWSKEMEEAWEMIKQHLSVTLTIDLFFIGLVFLRKEQKEKEHFIIRF, encoded by the coding sequence ATGTATACAGCATTTCAGCTTGGATTAAAATATCTCAACTATTATTTCACTGCTGCCAATGGTAAAGGCCATGGTATTCATTCTCCTTTTGTGTTTGATCTGGTAATAAAAGTGTTGAATGATAAAATGAAGTATGCGGCTTACAAAGAAGTTGAACTGCAACGTAGTTTCTTGTTGGGAAATGAAACGATCATTACCGTTGAGGATTTTGGTGCCGGTTCAACCAAAGGGTTAACGAAGCAAAGGGTGGTGCAGCAGATAGCTGCTACATCATTGAAGCCAAAGAAGTATGCTCAACTCTTGTATAGGTTAGTGAATTATTTTCAGCCACTACAAATACTGGAACTTGGCACTTCATTGGGTATAACCACTGCATATCTTGCCAAAGCAAACCCAACTGCAACTGTTACAACCATGGAAGGCTCAGATGCTGTTGCACAAATAGCAAGGCAACAGTTTGATGAATTAAAGTTGAAGAATATCAACATCGTTACGGGTAACTTTGATGAAACCTTGCAACAGGTGATCGATCAAACAGCACAGCCTTTCAACTTTGTGTTTATTGATGGCAACCATCGTAAAGAACCAACACTTCGTTATTTTGAACAATTACTTGCAAAGACAGATCATGCCACGGTATTTGTGTTTGATGATATTCACTGGAGCAAAGAGATGGAAGAAGCATGGGAGATGATTAAACAGCATCTGTCAGTTACCTTAACGATCGATCTGTTTTTTATTGGGCTTGTTTTTTTAAGGAAGGAACAGAAAGAGAAAGAACATTTTATTATCAGGTTTTAA
- a CDS encoding methyltransferase RsmF C-terminal domain-like protein translates to MNLPASLMTSLSKINSFDRDAFVQVHESGEQVVSVRLNPLKPSIVNGEWSIYNQQSATHHLSFITHQPVPWSSSGYYLGERPSFTLDPLLHAGAYYVQEASSMFLEQALKQSVELDQPLLVLDLCAAPGGKSTLLQSVISKESLLVSNEVIQTRVNILKENIIKWGAGNVVVTNNDPTAFSKLHGLFDVVVIDAPCSGSGLFRRDAEAIKEWSEDNVQLCSQRQQRILADAWNCLKEDGVLIYSTCSYSSEEDEEILDWITSNYKVESKKLKVEEKWNIDEVQSTAGAYGYRFWPYKVKGEGFFIAAFKKKEPADQLRIKIKTTQLPSKQEATIAANWLKHTDGLTFIKQGQNIATIPTQWNETIQYLMQELKVRYAGVEMGTIAKNDLLPEHALALSTMISDSVIRVELTKEQALDYLRKNEITIEIPHKGWALATYNEHPLGWMKLLGNRINNYYPKEWRILMR, encoded by the coding sequence ATGAATCTGCCGGCCTCCTTGATGACTTCGCTTAGTAAGATCAATAGTTTTGATCGGGATGCTTTTGTGCAGGTGCATGAAAGCGGGGAGCAGGTTGTGTCGGTTCGTTTAAATCCGTTGAAGCCGTCAATTGTGAATGGTGAATGGTCAATATACAATCAGCAGTCAGCAACTCATCACTTATCATTCATCACTCATCAGCCTGTTCCCTGGTCATCATCTGGCTATTATCTCGGCGAACGACCTTCCTTTACACTTGATCCGTTATTACATGCCGGTGCCTATTATGTGCAGGAAGCAAGCAGTATGTTTTTAGAGCAGGCATTGAAACAATCAGTTGAGCTTGATCAGCCATTGCTGGTATTGGATCTGTGTGCCGCACCCGGCGGAAAATCAACCTTACTGCAATCTGTTATCAGCAAAGAAAGTTTACTGGTAAGTAATGAAGTAATTCAAACAAGAGTAAATATTCTCAAAGAAAATATTATCAAGTGGGGAGCAGGAAATGTGGTGGTTACGAATAATGATCCCACAGCTTTTTCAAAGCTGCACGGTTTGTTTGATGTAGTTGTAATTGATGCACCATGCAGCGGCAGTGGTTTATTTCGTCGTGATGCGGAAGCCATCAAGGAATGGAGTGAAGATAATGTACAGCTTTGCAGTCAGCGGCAACAACGCATATTAGCAGATGCATGGAATTGTTTGAAAGAAGATGGCGTGTTGATTTATTCCACCTGTTCTTATTCATCAGAAGAAGACGAAGAGATACTGGATTGGATCACATCAAACTACAAAGTGGAAAGTAAAAAATTGAAAGTTGAAGAGAAGTGGAACATTGATGAGGTGCAATCAACAGCAGGTGCTTACGGTTATCGTTTCTGGCCGTATAAAGTGAAAGGCGAAGGTTTCTTTATTGCTGCATTCAAAAAGAAAGAACCAGCAGATCAACTTCGTATCAAAATAAAGACAACACAACTGCCTTCAAAGCAGGAAGCAACTATTGCAGCAAATTGGTTGAAGCATACGGATGGTTTAACTTTTATCAAACAAGGACAAAATATTGCAACCATACCAACGCAATGGAACGAAACCATTCAATATCTTATGCAGGAATTGAAAGTGCGTTATGCAGGAGTGGAGATGGGGACCATTGCAAAGAATGATCTGCTTCCGGAACATGCATTGGCATTAAGTACCATGATCAGCGATTCAGTTATTAGAGTTGAACTCACCAAAGAGCAGGCACTTGATTATCTGCGTAAAAATGAAATTACAATAGAGATTCCGCACAAAGGTTGGGCATTAGCAACATACAATGAGCATCCGCTTGGCTGGATGAAATTACTCGGCAACCGCATTAATAACTATTATCCCAAAGAGTGGCGCATTTTAATGAGATGA
- a CDS encoding ABC1 kinase family protein: MWIFRVNRLFRNSIRLISILLIICKHGIRNWINNNRFLRKVFDPKGNNLTTRAERLRLMIEDLGPTFVKFGQIIADRPDLVSEQLRNELKKLQTSAKPFDTAHAWRIMEEELGDPIHEVFEQLDHNPIASASIAQVYRGKLRNGDMVAVKVQRPHIKQKISIDLVLMKLLAEQVVKSYPELASFNVIEFVEDFGNIMKKELDFANEASNMMRFSEMFKYDDYCYIPKVYSQYSTQKILVMEFVTGIEPDAKDELLEKGYDIKQIAINGTQIILKMILKHGFFHADPHAGNLLIRENNQVVLLDHGMTASLKPAQIQALINFMLGFARQDTHRITKALLALLNINFYKDHTDLEFEVGELIQKYSYIPYEKVDISNLLADTFKVILRHGLKVPTNLYMLLKALGTIQKFAEALEADISLINMIEPFAKEKIREKFSFDTIVNKVINSAEDYLYIVDRLPTDIKEIVNNLRTGVLKHEINFREDSFTNKALRQNFNRLAFVFILGLLMICATLLMIYQPNSSGIKVLFYSTAAILIWTGFKLLFNTKFK; this comes from the coding sequence ATGTGGATATTCCGGGTCAATCGTTTATTCAGGAACAGCATCAGGCTTATCAGCATCTTATTGATCATTTGCAAACATGGTATTCGCAACTGGATCAACAATAACCGTTTTTTAAGAAAAGTATTTGATCCGAAAGGCAATAACCTTACTACACGTGCAGAACGTTTACGCTTAATGATCGAAGACCTTGGGCCAACGTTTGTAAAGTTTGGACAGATCATTGCCGACCGTCCTGATCTTGTAAGTGAACAGTTAAGAAATGAATTAAAGAAACTGCAAACTTCAGCCAAGCCATTTGATACGGCACATGCATGGCGCATCATGGAAGAAGAATTGGGCGATCCTATTCACGAAGTGTTTGAACAACTCGATCACAACCCCATTGCCTCTGCATCTATTGCGCAGGTGTACAGAGGCAAACTCCGCAACGGTGATATGGTTGCGGTTAAAGTGCAACGGCCGCATATCAAACAAAAAATTTCCATTGATCTTGTGTTGATGAAATTACTGGCTGAACAGGTAGTGAAATCATATCCTGAATTAGCCAGTTTCAATGTGATTGAATTTGTGGAAGACTTTGGTAATATCATGAAGAAAGAACTTGACTTTGCCAATGAAGCATCGAATATGATGCGCTTCTCTGAAATGTTTAAATATGATGACTATTGTTACATACCAAAAGTATACAGCCAGTACAGCACACAGAAAATACTCGTGATGGAGTTTGTAACAGGTATTGAACCTGATGCAAAAGATGAATTACTGGAAAAGGGATACGATATAAAACAAATTGCGATCAACGGCACACAGATCATTTTAAAAATGATCCTGAAGCATGGGTTCTTTCATGCCGATCCGCATGCAGGTAATTTACTTATCAGAGAAAACAACCAGGTTGTACTGCTCGATCATGGTATGACGGCGAGTTTAAAACCTGCACAGATACAGGCACTCATCAACTTTATGCTTGGGTTTGCACGGCAGGATACGCACCGCATTACCAAAGCATTGCTGGCATTGCTGAATATCAATTTTTATAAAGACCATACTGATCTTGAGTTTGAAGTGGGAGAACTCATTCAGAAATACAGTTATATCCCTTATGAAAAAGTAGATATCTCCAACTTGCTGGCCGATACATTTAAAGTGATCTTACGTCATGGATTGAAAGTGCCTACTAACTTATACATGCTGCTAAAGGCGCTGGGCACGATTCAAAAATTTGCAGAAGCATTGGAAGCAGATATTTCGCTCATTAATATGATCGAACCATTTGCAAAAGAAAAGATCAGGGAGAAATTCAGTTTTGATACGATCGTTAATAAAGTGATCAACTCAGCAGAGGACTATCTCTACATCGTTGACCGTCTGCCTACCGATATTAAAGAGATCGTCAATAACCTGCGCACAGGTGTATTGAAACATGAGATCAATTTCAGGGAAGATAGTTTTACCAATAAAGCATTGCGACAAAATTTCAACCGGCTTGCATTTGTATTTATTCTTGGCTTGTTGATGATCTGTGCAACATTGCTCATGATCTACCAACCAAACAGCAGTGGTATTAAAGTATTATTCTACAGTACAGCTGCTATTCTTATATGGACGGGATTTAAACTGTTGTTCAATACAAAATTCAAATGA
- a CDS encoding YtxH domain-containing protein — protein MSMKFIIACVAAGAAVGMLMAPESGSSIRNMISEKFDDLKERLYKVRNSSSDIEELKEVFKHEIAGLKEDTRKRVLEILQATRLTGNHIKEQLVS, from the coding sequence ATGAGTATGAAGTTCATTATTGCCTGCGTAGCGGCAGGTGCAGCAGTTGGTATGCTGATGGCCCCTGAAAGTGGAAGCTCCATCCGTAACATGATCAGTGAAAAATTTGATGATCTGAAAGAGCGATTGTACAAAGTAAGAAACAGCAGTTCTGATATTGAAGAACTGAAAGAAGTATTCAAACATGAAATTGCAGGTCTGAAAGAAGATACCAGGAAACGTGTGCTTGAAATATTGCAGGCAACGAGGCTAACCGGTAATCATATAAAGGAGCAACTGGTCTCTTAA
- a CDS encoding ribonuclease H1 domain-containing protein, translated as MSNIKPKYYVVWKGKEPGIYTNWNDCKQQVEGFTGAAYKSFTSKEEAEQAYKEHFARHIYKKEKTESTKDLSAVGTPIHESIIVDAAWNSVQKDMEYQGILYKTNTRIFHMGPLANGTNNIGEFLAIVHALGYCKKHNMHSMPIYSDSRNAIGWVKAKKCKTNLEQSAKTQHIFNLIHRAENWLQENNYRNKILKWETEAWGENPADFGRK; from the coding sequence ATGAGCAATATTAAACCCAAATATTACGTGGTGTGGAAAGGGAAAGAACCCGGCATTTATACCAATTGGAACGATTGTAAGCAGCAGGTAGAAGGATTTACGGGCGCAGCGTACAAATCATTTACTTCAAAGGAAGAAGCTGAACAGGCTTACAAAGAACATTTTGCCAGGCATATCTACAAAAAAGAAAAAACAGAAAGCACAAAAGATCTTTCTGCTGTTGGCACGCCCATTCACGAAAGTATTATCGTTGATGCCGCATGGAACAGTGTGCAGAAAGACATGGAATACCAGGGTATACTTTACAAAACTAATACACGCATCTTCCACATGGGACCGTTGGCAAACGGCACCAATAACATTGGTGAATTTCTAGCCATCGTACATGCACTAGGTTATTGCAAGAAACACAACATGCACAGCATGCCCATTTACAGTGATAGCCGCAATGCCATTGGTTGGGTGAAAGCAAAAAAATGCAAAACCAATCTTGAACAATCAGCCAAAACACAACACATCTTTAATCTGATCCATCGTGCAGAAAACTGGTTGCAGGAAAACAACTACCGCAATAAAATATTAAAATGGGAAACGGAAGCCTGGGGCGAAAATCCTGCTGACTTCGGTCGTAAATAG
- a CDS encoding LysM peptidoglycan-binding domain-containing protein yields the protein MKRAFLFFSLFFSVLVAAAQTTPLQVQLDNQGKPYLVHSIGPKENFYSIGRIYNISPRVFAPYNGLELTSALSIGQQIRIPLNEVNFWQTGTRKENETVVPVYHTAKAGETVAKLGQLFGTDNASIKSWNNIESVSAGNKVIVGFLKVDKTLSPLAAKGMNVRSEPNVVKQQPKPEEPKKQDVVVKKEEPKQEVVVKKEEPKPEVKKEEPKMEVSPASYGGNGFFKDEFNRQSNNGRRTDRNNGPGSVFKSTSGWSDGKYYVLMDNVEKGTIIMVRNPANGKAVYAKVLGSVEETSPGSGLLFRLSNSAAAQLGISTEKFNAELVWGK from the coding sequence ATGAAGAGAGCCTTTTTGTTTTTCAGTTTGTTTTTTTCTGTTCTTGTTGCTGCTGCACAAACCACACCGTTGCAGGTGCAGTTAGATAATCAGGGCAAACCGTACCTCGTACACAGTATTGGTCCCAAAGAGAATTTTTACAGTATTGGCCGCATTTACAATATCAGCCCACGGGTGTTTGCTCCCTATAACGGACTTGAGTTGACTTCTGCGTTGAGTATTGGTCAGCAAATACGTATTCCGTTGAATGAAGTGAATTTCTGGCAAACAGGCACACGCAAAGAAAATGAAACTGTTGTTCCGGTTTATCACACAGCAAAAGCAGGCGAAACAGTGGCAAAGCTTGGCCAGTTGTTTGGAACTGATAATGCTTCCATCAAATCATGGAATAATATTGAATCGGTGAGCGCTGGCAACAAGGTGATCGTTGGTTTTTTGAAAGTTGATAAAACATTATCACCTCTTGCTGCGAAGGGAATGAATGTGCGCAGTGAACCGAATGTGGTGAAGCAACAACCGAAACCAGAAGAACCTAAGAAACAGGATGTGGTGGTGAAAAAGGAAGAGCCGAAGCAGGAGGTTGTGGTAAAGAAAGAAGAACCAAAACCAGAAGTGAAGAAAGAAGAGCCAAAGATGGAAGTATCACCGGCAAGCTATGGTGGCAATGGATTTTTTAAAGATGAATTCAACCGTCAGTCGAATAACGGCCGTCGTACAGATCGTAACAACGGTCCCGGTTCTGTATTTAAAAGTACAAGTGGGTGGAGCGATGGGAAATATTATGTGTTGATGGACAATGTTGAAAAAGGAACCATCATTATGGTGCGTAACCCTGCTAATGGAAAAGCGGTTTATGCCAAAGTGTTAGGCAGTGTTGAAGAAACAAGTCCCGGCAGTGGGTTGTTGTTCAGATTAAGCAATTCTGCTGCTGCACAGCTTGGTATCAGTACGGAGAAATTTAATGCAGAGTTGGTGTGGGGAAAGTAA
- a CDS encoding TPM domain-containing protein: MIAKVQIAVVSIFFLSFSSAFSQSTSRSANVPVFDGAKTDIDTYRKGFLKILPSPSGYVNDFENLFSENEESILDSLIAAFEAATTIEIALVTLDSSATARDNFDDLTLQIANRWGVGKKAENNGILIGISKGHRRIRIQNGYGIEKILSDEETKKIIEEYFIPEFKASNFYQGTLKGLNEMMRVLKDKISMQNLK; the protein is encoded by the coding sequence ATGATAGCCAAAGTACAAATAGCTGTAGTTTCCATTTTCTTTTTATCTTTTTCATCTGCATTTTCTCAATCAACAAGTAGAAGTGCAAATGTACCTGTGTTCGACGGTGCTAAAACGGATATAGATACATACCGAAAAGGATTCCTGAAAATCTTGCCTTCTCCATCAGGGTATGTAAATGATTTTGAAAATTTATTTTCCGAAAATGAAGAAAGCATTCTCGATAGTTTAATTGCTGCTTTCGAAGCCGCTACAACTATTGAAATTGCATTGGTTACACTTGATTCATCGGCAACTGCAAGAGATAATTTTGACGACCTTACGTTACAAATTGCTAATCGATGGGGCGTTGGGAAAAAGGCTGAAAACAACGGTATTCTGATTGGAATAAGTAAAGGCCATCGAAGAATTAGAATTCAGAATGGATATGGAATCGAAAAAATATTAAGCGATGAAGAAACTAAAAAAATAATTGAGGAGTATTTTATTCCTGAGTTCAAGGCTTCTAATTTCTATCAAGGAACATTGAAAGGATTAAATGAAATGATGCGGGTACTTAAGGACAAAATAAGTATGCAGAATCTTAAGTGA